The proteins below come from a single Acidobacteriota bacterium genomic window:
- a CDS encoding cation:proton antiporter, translating to MSVSFFQKLAQFQNEKLAPTWHGILTRIGFILLIVAVMGYLRAERIFTVDKNLGGYAIVSLGFILLAAHNLSIVLAILGLPHVTSYMLIGIVCGPYCFNLLAEPLVAELGLVNNLALSLIAFIAGGELRLRTLRERWKSVLYISIFETLCVFGGCAIVFWFLTAYIPFTAGTPVSFRLAITLLLAGYIIVNSPAVVIGVINEYQSKGPVSQTVLGVVVVKDIIVVLIFSLTIAIAKALTSETEQFEMLPFVTHFGWEIVISSLIGILVGVVVSIYLKYIKTDLIIFTVGIGLLCYQTAKALQLDGILLCLVAGFYVENFTRQGDTFIQNIEHTLGVVFAIFFCVAGAKMNIEALQSVWIVALIMVGVRLIALYCGCWIGSRQSVSSLRVEKYAWLGLISQAGVALGFVVVIEQTFPNWGHNLSTIMLGLIAIFQLIGPVAFRFALAKSKELDPQRVSEDETLLREWDRSITPEDLIK from the coding sequence GTGAGTGTTTCATTTTTTCAGAAATTGGCTCAGTTTCAGAACGAGAAGCTTGCCCCAACCTGGCACGGTATTTTGACTCGGATTGGGTTTATTTTGCTGATTGTGGCTGTAATGGGGTATCTGCGAGCCGAGAGAATATTTACAGTTGATAAGAACCTCGGCGGCTATGCCATTGTCTCGCTTGGATTTATCTTACTGGCGGCTCATAATTTATCCATTGTTCTGGCCATTCTTGGGTTACCGCACGTCACCTCTTACATGTTGATTGGGATTGTTTGCGGTCCCTATTGCTTCAATCTTTTAGCTGAACCACTGGTGGCCGAATTAGGACTGGTCAACAACCTGGCGCTCAGCTTGATTGCCTTTATTGCTGGGGGCGAGTTGCGGCTTCGCACGCTCAGGGAACGCTGGAAATCAGTTCTCTATATCAGCATTTTCGAAACGCTGTGTGTGTTTGGTGGGTGCGCCATCGTCTTTTGGTTTCTGACAGCATATATCCCATTCACGGCTGGAACACCTGTTTCATTCAGATTGGCCATCACGTTACTGCTTGCGGGTTATATCATTGTCAACTCTCCGGCGGTTGTCATCGGCGTGATAAATGAATACCAATCCAAAGGCCCAGTGAGCCAAACTGTACTCGGCGTGGTCGTGGTCAAAGATATTATCGTGGTGCTGATTTTCAGCCTGACAATTGCCATTGCCAAAGCCCTGACATCAGAAACAGAACAGTTTGAAATGCTTCCCTTTGTCACCCACTTCGGATGGGAGATTGTCATCTCTAGCCTGATTGGGATTCTGGTCGGGGTTGTCGTTTCGATCTATTTGAAATACATCAAAACAGATCTGATTATTTTTACCGTTGGAATCGGGTTACTCTGCTATCAAACAGCGAAAGCACTCCAGCTCGATGGAATTCTGCTGTGCCTGGTCGCTGGATTTTATGTTGAAAACTTTACCCGGCAGGGAGATACATTCATTCAGAATATTGAGCACACACTTGGAGTAGTTTTTGCAATTTTCTTTTGCGTTGCCGGCGCCAAAATGAATATCGAAGCCTTGCAGTCGGTCTGGATTGTGGCCCTCATTATGGTTGGGGTTCGGCTGATTGCGCTTTACTGTGGGTGCTGGATCGGATCCAGACAATCAGTATCTTCACTTCGTGTCGAAAAATATGCCTGGCTTGGACTTATTTCACAGGCGGGAGTCGCCCTTGGCTTTGTCGTGGTGATCGAACAAACCTTTCCTAACTGGGGGCACAATCTGTCAACGATCATGTTGGGTCTCATTGCGATATTCCAGTTAATTGGGCCAGTTGCCTTCCGGTTTGCACTGGCTAAATCCAAAGAACTCGATCCCCAACGTGTAAGTGAAGACGAAACCCTGCTGCGGGAGTGGGATCGCTCCATTACCCCGGAAGACTTGATAAAGTAA